One genomic region from Hoeflea algicola encodes:
- a CDS encoding ABC transporter substrate-binding protein gives MHSANLIFGRTIRQLTAALVITGASCLGLQASATAQESTDPIKLTLHDWTGQLITTNIMGEVLKKAGYSIEYVQADYLAQFAGLQTGDLHVAMEMWETTGRDAMDAATATGKVEVFGPTGMKAKEEWWYPEYMKEKCPGLPNWEALKEAACAEAFSTAETAPKGRYLGGPVTWGGFDDERVEALDLPFEVIHAGTDAALFAELESAYQRKAPIMLWIYAPHWAPAKFKGEWVEFPEYTAECYQDPAWGLNTDATYDCGKPFGEIWKVGWAGLKDKWPGAHKAITAFNIGNDEMGAMITKVDLEGTSVEDVVGEWMTTNEARWSGWIK, from the coding sequence CGGCCTTCAGGCCAGCGCCACCGCGCAGGAATCCACCGATCCGATCAAGCTCACGCTGCACGACTGGACCGGTCAGCTGATTACCACCAATATCATGGGCGAAGTGCTCAAGAAGGCCGGCTATTCGATCGAATATGTCCAGGCCGATTATCTCGCCCAGTTCGCAGGGCTGCAAACCGGCGACCTCCACGTCGCCATGGAAATGTGGGAAACCACCGGCCGCGACGCCATGGACGCAGCCACCGCCACCGGCAAGGTCGAAGTTTTTGGCCCAACCGGAATGAAGGCCAAGGAGGAATGGTGGTATCCCGAATACATGAAGGAAAAATGCCCCGGCCTTCCCAATTGGGAAGCGCTGAAAGAGGCGGCCTGCGCCGAAGCATTTTCGACTGCGGAAACCGCGCCCAAGGGCCGTTATCTCGGTGGCCCGGTGACCTGGGGCGGGTTTGACGACGAGCGCGTCGAAGCCCTGGATCTGCCGTTTGAGGTGATTCACGCCGGCACCGACGCCGCCTTGTTCGCCGAGCTTGAAAGCGCCTATCAGCGCAAGGCGCCGATCATGCTCTGGATCTACGCGCCGCATTGGGCGCCAGCCAAGTTCAAGGGCGAATGGGTCGAGTTCCCCGAATATACAGCCGAATGCTATCAGGATCCGGCCTGGGGGCTGAACACCGACGCTACCTATGACTGCGGCAAGCCGTTCGGCGAAATCTGGAAGGTTGGCTGGGCCGGCCTCAAGGACAAATGGCCTGGCGCCCACAAGGCCATCACCGCGTTCAACATCGGCAATGACGAGATGGGCGCCATGATCACCAAGGTCGATCTTGAGGGCACGAGCGTGGAAGATGTGGTGGGCGAATGGATGACCACCAACGAAGCCCGCTGGTCCGGCTGGATCAAGTAA